One genomic region from Thermoleptolyngbya sichuanensis A183 encodes:
- the argF gene encoding ornithine carbamoyltransferase: protein MVMLEGRDLLSMADLNTAEVSAILELAADMKAGRARPRCEKTLGLLFQKASTRTRVSFSVGIFQLGGQVLDLNASVTQVSRGEPVIDTARVLDRYLDIVAIRTFDQKELETFAHYAQIPVINALTDWEHPCQVLADLQTVQEEFGTLEGLTLAYVGDGNNMAHSLMLGAALVGMNVRVASPADYRPHPDIVARAAAIAGDRTEVLVTLDPVQAVQGAHVVYTDVWASMGQEDLAESRVPIFQPYQVNEALMGKADGSAIVLHCLPAHREEEITAAVMEGPQSRVWDQAENRLHAQKALMALLLGAA from the coding sequence ATGGTCATGTTAGAAGGACGAGATTTGTTGAGCATGGCAGACTTGAATACTGCCGAAGTCAGCGCCATTTTGGAACTAGCGGCAGACATGAAGGCTGGTCGCGCCAGACCCCGCTGCGAAAAGACCCTGGGGCTGCTGTTTCAAAAAGCCTCAACGCGGACGCGAGTGAGCTTCTCTGTGGGCATTTTTCAACTGGGGGGACAGGTGCTGGATCTCAATGCCAGCGTCACTCAGGTCAGCCGGGGCGAACCCGTGATTGATACGGCCCGCGTGCTGGATCGCTATCTCGACATCGTGGCCATTCGCACCTTCGACCAGAAGGAGCTAGAAACCTTTGCCCACTACGCCCAGATTCCGGTGATTAACGCGCTCACCGATTGGGAGCATCCCTGCCAGGTATTGGCGGATTTGCAGACGGTGCAAGAAGAATTCGGCACGCTAGAGGGGCTAACGCTGGCCTACGTGGGCGACGGCAACAACATGGCGCACTCGCTGATGCTGGGAGCCGCGCTGGTGGGGATGAACGTGCGCGTAGCCAGTCCCGCCGATTATCGACCCCATCCAGATATCGTCGCGCGGGCGGCGGCCATTGCGGGCGATCGCACCGAAGTCCTAGTCACTCTCGACCCAGTTCAGGCGGTTCAGGGGGCCCATGTCGTCTACACCGATGTGTGGGCCAGCATGGGGCAAGAAGACCTGGCCGAAAGCCGCGTCCCTATTTTCCAGCCTTACCAGGTCAACGAGGCGCTCATGGGCAAGGCTGACGGATCGGCAATCGTGCTGCACTGCCTGCCTGCCCACCGCGAAGAGGAAATTACCGCTGCCGTGATGGAAGGTCCCCAGTCTCGCGTGTGGGATCAGGCAGAAAACCGACTCCATGCTCAAAAGGCGCTCATGGCGCTGCTGCTGGGGGCCGCTTGA
- a CDS encoding C40 family peptidase, which translates to MVSLASIQADFAGDRTFAYQCLENLNLYDSPALKDLATQAVAGRYLRILPPLPDASADPTRSAISVVLCEDDYPGWVAVEDLDLLTVAEAPYRAIALSTDDIHACLPQVIAFARQAMAQPNHYLWGGTVGPNYDCSGLVQTAFASAGIWLPRDAYQQEAFVQPIPMADLQPGDLVFFGRPDRCTHVGLYLGDGQYLHSSGKDQGRNGIGIDVLSEQGDAVSRAYFSQFRGAGRVVACYTSRRD; encoded by the coding sequence ATGGTTTCCCTTGCGTCTATTCAAGCTGATTTTGCGGGCGATCGCACCTTCGCCTATCAGTGTCTCGAAAATCTCAATCTTTATGACTCGCCCGCGCTCAAAGATCTGGCGACGCAAGCGGTAGCCGGACGATACCTGCGAATCTTGCCGCCGCTGCCCGATGCCAGCGCCGACCCGACCCGCAGCGCGATCTCTGTAGTGCTGTGTGAAGATGACTATCCGGGCTGGGTGGCGGTGGAAGACTTAGATCTGCTGACGGTGGCGGAGGCTCCCTATCGGGCGATCGCCCTCAGCACCGACGACATCCACGCCTGCCTGCCCCAGGTCATTGCCTTTGCTCGCCAGGCCATGGCCCAGCCCAACCACTACCTCTGGGGCGGCACAGTCGGCCCCAACTACGACTGTTCTGGGCTGGTGCAAACGGCTTTTGCCTCGGCGGGCATCTGGCTGCCCCGCGATGCCTACCAGCAGGAAGCATTTGTGCAGCCGATTCCTATGGCCGACCTCCAGCCCGGCGACCTAGTGTTTTTTGGCCGCCCCGACCGCTGCACCCACGTTGGCCTCTACCTGGGCGACGGGCAATACCTTCACAGTTCTGGCAAAGACCAAGGGCGAAACGGCATTGGCATTGATGTCCTGTCGGAACAGGGCGATGCCGTCAGCCGCGCCTACTTTAGCCAGTTTCGCGGAGCCGGCCGCGTGGTCGCCTGCTACACCAGCCGCAGAGATTAA
- a CDS encoding NAD-dependent epimerase/dehydratase family protein, which translates to MKAFVTGATGFTGSHLVKALKQRGDTVVALVRKSSDLSRLADCDVEYVYGDVGDRAALTTAMQGADVVFHTAAYVELGIVDAARMERVNVDGTRAVLETARSLNVPKMVYCSTIGIYGDTQGRVIDETFQRTQQGFSSAYDRTKYLAQQLVDRAASEGFHVVSVMPSGIFGPDDPHFGPVVKTFLNGKLKVWAGGDRITGIVHVDDLVAAMLLAAEKAPRGEHYIISTGEMTTREMFALLSETAGVPAPAEIPPPVVRVVGNLLDPIGRLLQWQPPISRERVHYLYDRCVRVDGSKARRDLGWNPRPIEAVIRELATA; encoded by the coding sequence ATGAAAGCATTTGTTACTGGCGCAACGGGCTTTACGGGATCGCACTTGGTCAAGGCGCTGAAGCAGCGGGGCGATACGGTGGTGGCGCTGGTGCGAAAGAGCAGCGATCTATCGCGGTTGGCGGATTGCGACGTGGAGTATGTCTACGGCGATGTGGGCGATCGCGCTGCCTTGACCACCGCCATGCAGGGCGCAGACGTGGTGTTTCACACGGCGGCCTATGTGGAACTGGGTATTGTAGACGCAGCGCGGATGGAGCGGGTGAATGTGGACGGGACGCGGGCGGTGCTGGAAACGGCGCGATCGCTCAATGTGCCCAAGATGGTCTATTGCAGCACCATCGGCATCTACGGCGACACCCAAGGGCGCGTGATTGACGAAACCTTTCAGCGAACGCAGCAAGGATTTTCCTCGGCCTACGACCGAACCAAGTATCTGGCGCAGCAGTTGGTGGATCGGGCGGCGAGTGAGGGCTTTCACGTCGTTAGCGTGATGCCGTCGGGGATTTTTGGGCCCGACGATCCGCACTTTGGGCCCGTGGTGAAGACGTTTCTCAACGGCAAGCTGAAGGTGTGGGCGGGGGGCGATCGCATCACCGGCATCGTCCACGTCGATGACCTGGTGGCGGCGATGCTGCTGGCGGCGGAAAAAGCGCCACGCGGCGAACACTACATCATTTCCACGGGCGAAATGACCACCCGCGAGATGTTTGCCCTGCTCAGCGAAACCGCTGGCGTGCCTGCCCCGGCGGAAATTCCGCCGCCCGTGGTGCGCGTCGTCGGCAACCTGCTCGACCCCATTGGCCGCCTGCTCCAGTGGCAACCCCCAATCAGCCGCGAACGGGTTCACTATCTCTACGATCGCTGCGTCCGCGTCGATGGCTCCAAGGCCCGCCGCGACCTCGGCTGGAACCCGCGTCCCATCGAGGCAGTGATTCGAGAGCTAGCCACCGCCTGA
- the mutS gene encoding DNA mismatch repair protein MutS, which produces MTDLPPAPNAPEPQRLGDLPDRLIKQTVRYTDHRSVDRDALTPMMRHYADLKDEYPQALLLYRVGDFFETFFQDAITIAQELELVLTSKDAGKTVGRVPLAGVPHHAMERYCAQLVERGYAVAICDQTEDAADAQGRLVQRQVTRVITPGTVLEEGMLNARRNNYLAAVVIAGTHWGLAIADVSTGEFLTTQASGLDRLTQEILRLQPSEILLPTNAPDLVGLLRPDPRAGIPDPRRAAALPEALPPQFCYTLRPQAPFQAAEARQRLLERFRVRSLEGMGCEHLPLAVRAAGGLLQYLEETSERQLEAVPTEANAAPSPAPPAAHAYPTRIPLQPLYTYTLSDFLVIDHQTRRNLEITQTQRDGTFHGSLLWALDRTVTAMGGRALRRWLLQPLLDRSAIQARQDTIQELIDQGTLRQQLQQVLKQIYDLERLTGRAGSGTANARDLVALADSLGKLPEIADLVAVGRSPFLIALQTVPPVMDTLGQTLRAHLVETPPLYLTEGNLIRPGVNPQLDRLRQSIEADQQWIAELETTERQRTGIATLKVGYTKAFGYYLSISRAKASADLPDDYIRKQTLTNEERYITPELKQRESAIFLTREAVHKLEYEIFTALRLQVAEQSESIRQVAGAIAALDALCSLAEVAVYQNYCRPAITESRQIAIVDGRHPVVEQSLPAGFFVPNSATLGSGDPDRGTGGSRGTIAPPPPRPPADAPAPTPTATHSAPDLIILTGPNASGKSCYLRQVGLIQLMAQVGSFVPAAAATLGVCDRIFTRVGAVDDLATGQSTFMVEMNETANILNHATPRSLVLLDEIGRGTATFDGLSIAWAVAEHLATDIRARTIFATHYHELNELASLLSNVANYQVVVKELPDQIIFLHQVRPGGADKSYGIEAGRLAGLPASVIERARQVMGQIERHSHIAVGLRGESSPAESSERVPSKTASRRSRLREPAGQLNIFTG; this is translated from the coding sequence ATGACCGACCTGCCCCCTGCCCCCAACGCGCCGGAACCTCAACGGCTAGGAGACCTGCCAGACCGGCTCATCAAGCAGACGGTGCGCTATACCGACCACCGCTCGGTAGACCGCGACGCGCTCACGCCGATGATGCGGCACTACGCCGATCTGAAAGACGAATATCCCCAGGCGCTGCTGCTGTATCGGGTGGGCGATTTCTTTGAGACGTTTTTTCAGGATGCCATCACCATCGCCCAGGAGCTAGAGCTGGTGCTGACTAGCAAAGACGCAGGCAAGACCGTGGGGCGAGTGCCGCTGGCGGGTGTGCCCCACCACGCCATGGAGCGCTACTGTGCCCAACTGGTGGAGCGGGGCTACGCCGTCGCCATTTGCGACCAGACCGAAGATGCCGCCGATGCCCAAGGGCGGCTGGTGCAGCGCCAGGTAACGCGGGTGATTACCCCCGGCACGGTGCTGGAGGAAGGAATGCTGAACGCCCGCCGCAACAACTACCTGGCAGCGGTGGTGATAGCTGGGACGCACTGGGGGCTGGCGATCGCCGATGTATCGACGGGCGAGTTCCTCACCACCCAGGCCAGCGGGCTGGACCGGCTGACCCAGGAGATTCTGCGGCTCCAGCCCTCCGAAATTCTGCTGCCCACCAACGCCCCCGATCTGGTGGGGCTTCTGCGCCCCGATCCCCGCGCCGGCATCCCCGATCCGCGCCGAGCCGCCGCCCTACCAGAGGCACTGCCGCCCCAGTTTTGCTATACGCTGCGGCCCCAGGCCCCGTTTCAGGCAGCCGAGGCCCGCCAACGCCTGCTGGAGCGCTTCCGCGTGCGATCGCTAGAGGGCATGGGCTGTGAACATTTGCCCCTAGCGGTGCGGGCGGCGGGCGGGCTGCTGCAATACCTGGAAGAAACCTCTGAGCGCCAGCTCGAAGCCGTCCCCACCGAAGCTAACGCTGCCCCGTCCCCCGCCCCGCCCGCAGCTCACGCCTACCCCACCCGCATTCCCCTCCAGCCCCTCTACACCTACACCCTCAGCGATTTTCTGGTGATCGACCACCAGACCCGCCGCAACCTGGAAATTACCCAAACCCAGCGCGACGGCACGTTTCACGGCTCCCTGCTGTGGGCCCTGGACCGCACAGTGACGGCTATGGGCGGGCGGGCGCTGCGGCGCTGGCTGCTACAACCCCTGCTGGATCGATCCGCGATTCAGGCGCGGCAGGACACAATTCAAGAACTGATCGACCAGGGGACTCTGCGCCAGCAGCTTCAGCAGGTCCTCAAGCAAATCTACGACCTAGAGCGGCTGACGGGGCGGGCCGGATCGGGCACCGCCAATGCCCGCGACCTGGTGGCCCTGGCAGATTCCCTCGGCAAGCTGCCAGAGATTGCTGATCTGGTGGCAGTGGGGCGATCGCCCTTTCTGATCGCGCTGCAAACCGTGCCCCCCGTGATGGACACCCTGGGGCAAACGCTGCGGGCCCATCTGGTCGAAACGCCGCCCCTCTACCTAACCGAGGGCAACCTGATCCGCCCCGGAGTGAATCCCCAGCTCGATCGCCTGCGCCAGAGCATCGAGGCCGACCAGCAGTGGATCGCCGAGCTTGAAACCACCGAGCGCCAGCGCACCGGCATCGCCACCCTGAAGGTGGGCTACACCAAAGCTTTTGGCTACTACCTCAGCATTTCGCGGGCCAAAGCCAGCGCCGACCTGCCCGACGACTACATCCGCAAGCAGACCCTCACCAACGAAGAGCGCTACATCACGCCAGAACTGAAGCAGCGGGAATCGGCGATTTTTCTGACCCGCGAAGCCGTCCATAAGCTGGAGTACGAAATCTTCACGGCACTGCGGCTTCAGGTGGCCGAGCAATCCGAGTCGATTCGCCAGGTGGCGGGGGCGATCGCCGCCCTAGATGCCCTCTGTTCCCTAGCCGAAGTGGCGGTCTATCAAAACTATTGCCGCCCAGCCATCACAGAGTCTCGCCAGATTGCGATCGTAGACGGCCGCCATCCCGTCGTGGAACAATCCCTGCCCGCCGGGTTCTTCGTGCCCAATTCGGCAACCTTAGGGTCTGGAGATCCAGACAGGGGAACCGGGGGCAGCCGGGGGACGATCGCCCCTCCCCCACCGCGCCCGCCCGCCGACGCGCCTGCGCCTACCCCCACGGCTACCCACAGCGCCCCAGACCTGATTATTCTGACCGGGCCCAACGCCAGTGGCAAAAGCTGTTACCTGCGGCAGGTGGGGCTGATTCAACTGATGGCGCAGGTGGGCAGCTTTGTGCCTGCGGCGGCGGCAACCCTGGGAGTGTGCGATCGCATTTTCACCCGCGTCGGTGCAGTAGACGACCTGGCCACGGGTCAGTCCACCTTTATGGTGGAGATGAACGAGACGGCCAACATTCTCAACCACGCCACGCCGCGATCGCTCGTCCTGCTGGACGAAATTGGGCGGGGCACGGCCACTTTTGATGGCCTTTCCATTGCCTGGGCTGTGGCAGAACACCTGGCCACCGACATTCGCGCCCGCACCATCTTTGCCACCCATTACCACGAACTCAACGAACTCGCGTCGCTGCTGTCTAACGTAGCCAACTACCAGGTGGTCGTCAAAGAACTGCCCGATCAGATTATCTTTTTGCATCAGGTGCGGCCCGGCGGCGCAGACAAGTCCTACGGCATCGAAGCGGGTCGGCTGGCGGGGCTGCCAGCTTCGGTCATCGAGCGGGCGCGGCAGGTGATGGGGCAGATCGAGCGCCATTCCCACATTGCGGTAGGGCTGCGGGGCGAGTCCAGTCCGGCCGAGTCGTCCGAGCGGGTGCCGAGCAAAACCGCCAGTCGCCGCTCCCGCCTGCGAGAACCCGCGGGCCAGCTAAATATCTTCACCGGATGA
- a CDS encoding ATP-binding protein has translation MIDESSGQASPVNARKTDIFDVFGFKHYLGPNPYLERGALVFRLALTGHRAPPPLGDYVEAIAQRYPKMALTEYQSYADLFVQTVVEVGKLDMDLHCELWSLQPTEPTTIAVESIHESTSYGTVYAVWDWFEAISNGQPFQLEDQIALLQTRFRRSVYGGPTIYALLRAAHNQGIPAFYLPDEGLMQYGYGKKLVRGVATTFDCDSHVDSDFTTRKDDCKAFLSTLGFPVPQGAIVSTLKEALKAVQSIGYPVAVKPVVGHKGIGVTADVQDDSELEFAFDRAVEAHEDGQPIAVIVEQSISGLDHRLLCVDGKFVAATQRRPASVTGDGRSTIAELIALENRKPERLDTPTSPLGKIIVDESLERYLSEQRLDLDSILDPDEVIYLRKVANLSSGGVSIDATEQVHPDNIVLAQDIAQHFRLVCLGIDVLTSDISRSWKEGNFGIIEINAAPGVYMHLRPAVGNSIDVASRILETFFESGQAARIPIFTFNYLPLKELQELVDQILVNYPNWTIGAICRDAAFVNRSQKALTGSYNTKVQSLLRNPKLDLLIAEYDEVTLEQEGCFYDSSNIVILDAPTEPEKVLSRNVADGATVVIKEGNTISRRREGLVETYELAEEEPFQRVYWKEISAILSEK, from the coding sequence GTGATCGACGAATCAAGTGGACAGGCAAGTCCGGTCAATGCTCGGAAAACCGATATTTTCGACGTATTTGGCTTTAAGCATTACCTTGGGCCAAATCCCTACCTGGAACGGGGGGCTTTGGTGTTTCGGCTGGCGCTGACGGGACATCGAGCGCCGCCGCCGTTGGGTGATTATGTAGAGGCGATCGCCCAGCGATATCCCAAAATGGCGCTCACCGAATACCAGTCCTACGCCGACTTGTTTGTGCAAACCGTGGTCGAGGTCGGCAAGCTGGACATGGATTTGCACTGTGAGCTGTGGAGCCTCCAGCCCACCGAGCCGACGACGATCGCGGTCGAGTCGATCCACGAGTCCACCAGCTATGGCACGGTCTACGCAGTTTGGGACTGGTTCGAGGCGATTTCCAATGGACAGCCCTTTCAGCTTGAAGACCAGATTGCGCTGCTGCAAACCCGCTTTCGCCGATCGGTCTACGGCGGCCCTACGATCTACGCCCTGCTGCGGGCGGCTCATAACCAGGGCATTCCCGCCTTTTATCTGCCCGATGAGGGACTAATGCAGTATGGCTACGGCAAAAAGCTGGTGCGGGGGGTTGCCACGACCTTCGACTGCGATAGCCATGTGGATTCCGACTTTACAACCCGCAAAGACGACTGCAAGGCCTTTCTCAGCACGCTGGGTTTTCCAGTGCCCCAAGGGGCGATCGTTTCCACGCTGAAGGAAGCGCTGAAGGCAGTGCAGTCGATCGGTTACCCGGTCGCGGTCAAGCCTGTGGTCGGGCACAAGGGCATTGGGGTGACGGCCGACGTGCAGGACGACAGCGAACTGGAATTTGCCTTTGACCGAGCGGTTGAAGCCCACGAGGACGGCCAACCCATTGCGGTCATTGTTGAACAGAGCATCTCCGGGCTGGATCATCGGCTGCTGTGCGTGGATGGCAAGTTTGTCGCCGCCACCCAGCGCCGCCCCGCCTCAGTCACAGGCGACGGGCGCTCCACCATTGCCGAGCTAATTGCGCTGGAAAACCGCAAACCAGAGCGGCTCGACACGCCTACCTCGCCCCTGGGCAAGATCATCGTGGACGAGTCGCTGGAACGCTATCTATCGGAGCAGCGGCTTGACCTCGACAGTATCCTCGATCCAGATGAAGTCATCTACTTGCGAAAGGTGGCGAACCTATCGTCTGGCGGGGTCAGCATCGACGCAACCGAGCAGGTTCACCCTGACAATATTGTGCTTGCCCAGGATATTGCTCAGCATTTTCGCCTCGTCTGTCTCGGCATTGATGTGCTTACGTCCGACATTTCGCGCTCCTGGAAAGAGGGCAACTTCGGCATCATCGAAATCAACGCCGCGCCGGGGGTTTATATGCACCTGCGTCCAGCCGTCGGCAACAGCATTGATGTGGCTTCGCGGATTTTAGAAACCTTTTTTGAATCGGGGCAAGCTGCCCGCATTCCCATTTTCACATTCAACTATCTGCCGCTTAAGGAACTGCAAGAGCTAGTTGATCAAATTTTGGTGAACTATCCCAACTGGACAATTGGGGCCATTTGTCGGGATGCCGCCTTCGTCAATCGCTCTCAAAAAGCGCTGACGGGTTCCTATAACACGAAGGTACAAAGCCTGTTGCGAAATCCTAAGCTGGACTTGCTCATTGCAGAATATGACGAAGTGACGCTGGAGCAAGAGGGCTGCTTTTATGACAGCAGCAACATTGTGATTCTGGATGCACCCACAGAACCGGAGAAGGTGCTGTCCCGCAATGTCGCTGACGGCGCAACCGTGGTGATTAAAGAAGGCAACACCATTTCTCGGCGGCGAGAAGGGCTGGTAGAAACCTATGAGCTGGCAGAGGAAGAGCCTTTTCAGCGGGTGTATTGGAAAGAAATCTCCGCGATCCTGTCAGAAAAGTAG
- a CDS encoding histidine phosphatase family protein — protein MVRCVFRHARAPGTGDPPAFRIDDCSTQRNLDAAGQQQSQQLGETFRQRQIPVARVLSSQWCRSLDTARLMDLAPVEPFPVLNSFFGDRTTEPQQTRALQQFILFSLD, from the coding sequence GTGGTTCGTTGCGTGTTTCGCCACGCCCGCGCCCCAGGAACAGGCGACCCACCCGCCTTTCGGATCGACGATTGCTCGACCCAGCGCAACCTGGACGCAGCGGGGCAGCAGCAGTCGCAGCAGTTGGGTGAGACCTTTCGGCAGCGGCAGATTCCGGTGGCGCGGGTGCTGTCGAGCCAGTGGTGTCGCAGCCTAGACACAGCGCGGCTGATGGATCTGGCCCCGGTGGAGCCGTTCCCCGTGCTGAACTCATTTTTTGGCGATCGCACCACAGAACCCCAGCAGACCCGCGCCCTCCAGCAGTTCATTCTCTTTAGTTTGGACTAA
- a CDS encoding protealysin inhibitor emfourin, producing MRIDFQSSGGFANLRLAYSVDTRTLRPGEASELEALVQQSHVMEMQPSQLAATSAGPPDVMTYRLELQEGDRHQSLTVTDLTAPPSLQPLLSRLRDLALEHR from the coding sequence ATGCGAATCGACTTCCAATCCAGCGGCGGCTTTGCCAACCTGCGGCTAGCCTACAGTGTGGATACTCGCACGCTGCGACCGGGAGAAGCCTCGGAACTAGAAGCCCTGGTGCAACAGTCTCATGTAATGGAGATGCAGCCTAGCCAGTTGGCAGCCACTAGTGCCGGTCCGCCGGATGTCATGACCTACCGTCTGGAGCTTCAGGAGGGCGATCGCCACCAGTCCCTCACCGTCACTGATCTCACTGCCCCGCCGTCGCTGCAACCGCTGCTGTCTCGCCTCCGCGACCTCGCCCTGGAGCATCGCTAG
- a CDS encoding exosortase-dependent surface protein XDP2 — protein sequence MNIKRILTWAGLTAGTALALFASPAGAAGISFAPFSFSTSFTGSAPKGDIWLNSVTTTDSLTAALGTTYGSFELVSGANIIHNDSWTGGDTGAASSDRGDNASGVVLEAATNASIVASLGNLNLNNIIDTEDRGSFVIDLFFNRATDRFFFWERGMNSSLLVQALDDAGNKLAEYLLDSSTSNYAGYSIDTVEINHSQRVGAQGLWLNGARTNRLRLIANGAAFNGPDFKVVAASVPEPATIAGTVLAAGAAIAARRKRKAQAEV from the coding sequence ATGAACATCAAGCGTATCCTTACCTGGGCTGGGCTGACCGCTGGTACTGCTCTGGCGCTGTTTGCCTCGCCGGCTGGGGCAGCAGGCATTTCCTTCGCACCTTTTAGCTTCAGCACCAGCTTCACAGGCAGTGCTCCTAAAGGCGACATTTGGTTGAACTCGGTGACAACCACCGACAGCCTAACGGCCGCCCTAGGAACTACCTATGGCTCTTTTGAGCTAGTCTCAGGTGCCAATATTATCCATAACGATTCGTGGACGGGTGGTGACACAGGTGCTGCTAGTTCTGACAGGGGCGATAATGCATCGGGTGTTGTTCTGGAGGCGGCGACCAATGCCAGCATTGTTGCGAGTTTGGGCAACCTTAATCTGAACAACATTATCGATACCGAAGATCGAGGCAGCTTCGTTATCGACCTGTTCTTTAACCGGGCGACCGACCGCTTCTTTTTCTGGGAGCGTGGCATGAACAGCAGTTTGCTGGTGCAGGCGCTGGATGATGCGGGCAACAAGCTGGCTGAGTATCTGCTAGATAGCAGCACCTCTAACTATGCAGGCTACAGCATCGATACTGTTGAAATTAATCACAGTCAACGGGTGGGTGCTCAGGGTCTGTGGCTGAACGGTGCTAGAACCAATCGCCTGCGCTTGATTGCCAACGGTGCGGCATTCAACGGACCAGACTTCAAGGTGGTTGCGGCATCTGTGCCTGAGCCTGCCACCATTGCGGGCACGGTGCTAGCTGCGGGTGCTGCGATTGCCGCTCGTCGCAAGCGCAAAGCCCAAGCGGAAGTTTAG
- a CDS encoding serine hydrolase: MPFFQRDDQLAPQGDRILAATRAEFPSLAPNQIAFTWLVYRPPIPVNTGGAISPQQFWQYPVSGYSYRGVELIYPASVVKLFYLVAVQEWLEQGMIAPSSELDRAIRDMIVDSSNDATGLVVDMLTGTTSGPELPIEPFETWKYQRNIVNRYFKSLGWEELDTINVNQKTWCDGPYGRERAFYGELMENRNLLTTEAVARLLHSIVGGVAVSGERSQAMMRLLHRSLNPTELAADPENQVTGFLGGGLPQTARLWSKAGLMSRVRHDAAYIELPDAPPYLLVVFTEGRDHSQNEAILPFISQQVAAAMMELGVRG; encoded by the coding sequence ATGCCGTTTTTTCAGCGCGACGACCAGCTTGCCCCACAGGGCGATCGCATTCTTGCCGCCACCCGAGCCGAATTCCCCAGCCTCGCGCCCAATCAAATTGCTTTCACCTGGCTGGTGTATCGACCGCCCATTCCCGTCAACACTGGCGGCGCAATTTCGCCCCAGCAGTTCTGGCAATATCCCGTCAGCGGCTATTCCTATCGTGGCGTAGAGCTCATTTACCCCGCCAGCGTGGTCAAGCTGTTTTATCTGGTGGCGGTGCAGGAGTGGCTAGAGCAGGGCATGATCGCGCCCTCCAGCGAACTGGATCGGGCCATCCGCGACATGATTGTGGACTCCAGCAACGACGCGACGGGGCTGGTGGTGGACATGCTGACGGGCACCACCAGCGGCCCCGAACTGCCCATCGAGCCGTTTGAAACCTGGAAATATCAGCGCAATATTGTGAACCGCTATTTCAAATCTCTGGGCTGGGAAGAACTGGACACAATTAATGTGAATCAAAAAACCTGGTGCGATGGTCCCTACGGGCGAGAGCGGGCCTTTTATGGCGAACTCATGGAAAATCGCAACCTGCTGACGACCGAGGCCGTGGCGCGGCTGCTGCACAGCATCGTGGGCGGCGTGGCGGTCAGCGGCGAGCGATCGCAGGCCATGATGCGCCTGCTGCACCGCAGCCTCAACCCCACGGAGCTAGCCGCCGACCCCGAAAACCAGGTGACGGGCTTTTTGGGCGGCGGCCTGCCGCAGACGGCGCGGCTCTGGTCGAAGGCGGGGCTGATGAGCCGGGTGCGCCACGACGCGGCCTACATCGAACTGCCGGATGCGCCGCCCTACCTGCTGGTGGTGTTCACCGAAGGGCGCGACCATAGCCAGAACGAGGCGATTTTGCCGTTTATTTCCCAGCAGGTAGCGGCGGCCATGATGGAGTTGGGAGTCCGGGGTTAG